One stretch of Candidatus Nitrosotenuis cloacae DNA includes these proteins:
- a CDS encoding MBL fold metallo-hydrolase: MKSLVLLLLAIMVSTTSAFAFAEDISHFPYNGICAPGFVPLDEICVLNDRCGPGAYPGKVCTMDGKTFPYLSPRQQGNAGISAENVICAEGLELVFKASNGAPACVKPESITKIEDRGGWQKSRPDLACTLEYAPVCGVNNITYGNACMLSADHIALKNKGECTANPEERGGVFPNTFDYTINAPEIDSDKGYFVEEIADGLYWLVGSGYQTMFLTTGEGVIAIDAPQPISQKYIDAISEVTDEPITHMIYSHYHQDHTGAAGQIFPQDITYISHQETADSIVQENDTERPIPSVTFEDNYTLTIGSQTLELYHIGNFHSSGDIVIYSPFHKVAMVVDLIRPGITPYRAFAVTPDIEQYINAHYTLVEDFDFDVMVSGHTGILATKEHIKTNKQFTLDVMENAENALQVQNSDPVQTCVDDTIKQWSGRLEKLDEFMVEHCTAMINYLSE, from the coding sequence TTGAAGAGTCTTGTTTTGTTATTGCTGGCAATCATGGTATCGACTACATCAGCATTTGCTTTTGCAGAAGATATTAGTCACTTTCCATACAATGGGATTTGCGCTCCGGGATTCGTACCATTAGATGAGATATGCGTTTTAAATGACAGGTGTGGCCCTGGTGCATATCCAGGAAAGGTCTGTACGATGGATGGTAAGACATTTCCATATCTTAGCCCTCGCCAACAAGGAAATGCCGGAATATCTGCGGAAAATGTAATCTGCGCAGAAGGCCTAGAACTTGTTTTCAAGGCAAGCAATGGAGCCCCTGCCTGTGTCAAGCCAGAATCCATCACAAAGATAGAGGACCGTGGCGGATGGCAAAAATCAAGGCCAGACCTTGCGTGCACTCTTGAATACGCACCAGTTTGCGGCGTCAATAACATCACATATGGAAATGCCTGCATGCTAAGTGCGGATCACATTGCACTAAAAAACAAGGGAGAATGTACTGCAAATCCAGAAGAGCGAGGCGGTGTATTTCCAAACACATTTGATTATACCATAAATGCGCCAGAGATAGATTCGGATAAAGGATATTTTGTTGAGGAAATAGCAGATGGGCTATACTGGCTTGTGGGAAGCGGCTACCAAACAATGTTTCTTACTACTGGGGAGGGAGTGATTGCAATTGATGCGCCACAACCAATCAGCCAAAAATACATCGATGCAATAAGCGAGGTTACAGATGAGCCAATAACTCACATGATCTATTCTCATTACCACCAAGACCATACTGGTGCTGCAGGCCAGATATTTCCACAAGACATTACATACATTTCACACCAAGAAACAGCTGATTCCATAGTGCAGGAAAACGATACTGAGAGGCCGATCCCAAGTGTAACATTTGAGGACAACTATACTCTGACGATTGGTAGCCAGACATTAGAGCTGTACCACATTGGTAATTTTCACTCCAGTGGAGATATTGTGATTTATTCCCCATTCCACAAAGTTGCCATGGTAGTTGATCTGATACGCCCAGGAATTACTCCATATCGGGCATTTGCAGTAACACCAGACATCGAACAATACATCAATGCCCATTATACATTGGTGGAGGATTTTGACTTTGATGTCATGGTTTCAGGCCATACCGGAATTTTGGCAACAAAAGAGCATATCAAGACAAACAAGCAATTCACACTAGATGTCATGGAAAACGCCGAAAATGCACTTCAGGTTCAGAACTCGGATCCAGTACAGACATGTGTAGATGACACCATTAAACAGTGGAGTGGAAGGCTGGAAAAACTAGATGAATTCATGGTAGAGCACTGTACTGCGATGATCAACTATCTATCCGAATAA
- a CDS encoding TIGR00300 family protein, giving the protein MTKFSSEVEVRGHLIDSMILTKIFDVIMDLGGEFEVLQMNVGKKKKEPSYAKLQIQGKTQDHLDKILEQVYREGATATIGKNVSLKAAPKDMVMPDDFYSTTNNTTEILLSDKWVLVDNMMMDKCIVVKNGKASCTPIRDIKKGDLVVVGESGVKITPPERPREGSNVFAFMGSSSSSERPTQHIAKKVAEDIFRTKKSGGKILLVGGPAIVHTGAADSVAELIRLGYIDGILAGNALAVHDIEYATLGTSLGMNVHDGSLAVKGHRNHMDTINAVFRAGSISNMVKKGELRRGILYECVKKKIPYILAGSIRDDGPLPDVITDTAVAQKEYKKVLKEAKMVIMVSTMLHSIATGNMLPAHVKVIVVDISQPTVTKLMDRGTWQALGIVTDVGAFLPLVSQEIKKIRK; this is encoded by the coding sequence ATGACCAAGTTTTCATCCGAGGTGGAGGTGCGAGGACACCTAATTGACTCCATGATACTAACCAAGATATTTGATGTTATAATGGACCTTGGCGGCGAGTTTGAGGTCCTACAAATGAATGTGGGAAAAAAGAAAAAAGAGCCAAGCTATGCCAAGCTGCAAATCCAGGGAAAAACCCAAGACCATCTGGATAAAATTCTAGAGCAGGTATACAGGGAGGGTGCAACTGCGACAATTGGCAAAAATGTATCCCTAAAGGCGGCACCAAAAGACATGGTAATGCCAGATGATTTCTATTCTACTACAAACAATACCACGGAAATCTTACTGTCTGACAAGTGGGTACTAGTAGATAACATGATGATGGACAAGTGCATTGTAGTCAAAAACGGCAAAGCAAGCTGCACACCAATTCGTGACATCAAAAAGGGTGACCTTGTAGTAGTGGGTGAGTCTGGCGTAAAAATAACACCGCCAGAGCGACCAAGGGAGGGCTCTAACGTGTTTGCATTTATGGGTAGTAGCAGCTCCTCTGAGCGACCAACACAGCACATTGCAAAAAAAGTAGCCGAGGATATTTTCAGGACAAAAAAATCTGGCGGAAAGATACTCTTGGTTGGTGGTCCTGCCATCGTTCACACTGGTGCAGCTGATTCTGTTGCAGAACTGATCAGACTGGGCTACATTGATGGGATATTGGCAGGAAATGCCTTGGCAGTCCATGATATAGAATATGCCACATTAGGTACATCTCTTGGCATGAATGTCCATGACGGCTCACTTGCTGTCAAGGGACACCGAAACCACATGGATACAATAAATGCAGTATTTCGAGCAGGCTCTATCTCTAACATGGTAAAAAAGGGCGAGCTGAGACGCGGCATCCTGTATGAATGTGTCAAAAAAAAGATTCCATACATTCTGGCAGGCTCTATTAGGGATGATGGGCCATTGCCGGATGTGATCACAGATACTGCAGTTGCCCAAAAAGAATACAAAAAAGTCCTCAAGGAGGCAAAGATGGTAATCATGGTATCTACAATGTTGCATTCCATAGCTACTGGTAACATGTTGCCAGCACACGTTAAGGTAATAGTGGTGGATATCTCACAGCCAACTGTAACCAAGCTCATGGATAGGGGTACCTGGCAGGCACTAGGTATAGTAACTGATGTTGGGGCGTTTTTGCCGCTAGTGTCTCAGGAAATCAAAAAAATCAGAAAATAA
- a CDS encoding HD domain-containing protein: protein MKAIQENTSTIFDFILHLKTIPRSGWQKKIGIKRPESVADHAYGVAAIAMILSDSKRLDSAKVLKMAILHDLAESITGDLTPEDGPKSKKTKLENLAMKKILSTLEPKTKNQYHAIWMEYQKNQTPEAKLLHQVDKLEMALQANIYKKFGYSKQKLKPFFDSAKKQITDPKIKKLLQKILLNS from the coding sequence TTGAAGGCGATACAAGAAAATACTAGCACTATTTTTGATTTTATTTTACATCTAAAGACTATCCCGAGGTCAGGCTGGCAAAAAAAGATTGGAATCAAAAGACCTGAATCGGTTGCGGACCATGCATATGGTGTTGCGGCAATAGCGATGATTCTGTCTGATTCAAAGCGACTGGACTCAGCAAAAGTGCTCAAAATGGCAATACTGCATGATTTGGCCGAATCCATTACGGGTGATCTTACCCCAGAAGATGGACCAAAATCAAAAAAGACAAAACTAGAAAACCTAGCAATGAAAAAAATTCTCTCAACATTAGAACCAAAAACCAAAAATCAATATCATGCAATTTGGATGGAATACCAAAAAAATCAAACCCCGGAAGCAAAACTGCTCCATCAAGTAGACAAACTGGAAATGGCGCTGCAGGCAAACATCTACAAAAAATTTGGTTATTCCAAGCAAAAACTAAAACCATTCTTTGACTCTGCAAAAAAACAGATAACAGATCCGAAAATCAAAAAATTGCTGCAGAAAATACTCTTAAACTCGTAG
- a CDS encoding cob(I)yrinic acid a,c-diamide adenosyltransferase gives MKIYTKTGDDGTTGLQGGKRVSKSDLRIQAYGLVDEINSVLGIVLTHELDVDLKNLLTLIQNELFVAGSDLSNPDLASTKNRIVNPMILNLENHIDKFEGELAPLANFILPGGHKIASFLHLARTTTRRAETILVELSKSEQINPECQKYLNRLSDLLFVMARLVNKRTNTPDVIWKP, from the coding sequence TTGAAGATATACACCAAAACAGGTGATGATGGCACCACTGGATTGCAAGGCGGAAAAAGAGTATCAAAATCAGACCTTAGAATCCAGGCATATGGTCTAGTAGATGAGATAAATTCTGTTTTGGGGATTGTACTGACTCACGAACTAGATGTAGACCTCAAGAATTTACTGACATTAATCCAAAACGAGCTGTTCGTTGCAGGCTCGGATCTGTCAAATCCAGACCTTGCAAGTACGAAAAATAGGATAGTAAATCCCATGATTCTAAATCTGGAAAACCACATCGATAAGTTTGAAGGTGAGTTGGCTCCACTTGCAAACTTCATACTTCCTGGCGGCCACAAAATAGCATCGTTTCTACACTTGGCGCGCACAACGACTCGACGAGCAGAAACGATATTGGTGGAGTTATCAAAATCCGAGCAGATAAATCCTGAATGCCAAAAATACCTAAATCGTTTATCTGATCTTTTATTTGTCATGGCACGTCTGGTAAACAAGCGAACCAACACACCAGATGTAATATGGAAGCCATGA